In Solanum pennellii chromosome 7, SPENNV200, the following are encoded in one genomic region:
- the LOC114077986 gene encoding uncharacterized protein DDB_G0271670-like: SSSSSSSSSSSSSSSSSSSSSSSSSSSSSTSSSTSSSTSRSSSSTSSSSSSSSSSSSSSSSSSSSSSSSSSSGSSSSSSSSTSSSTSSSSSSSTSSRYDDVKEDARSNEEELANA, encoded by the exons agtagcagcagcagcagtagcagcagcagcagcagcagcagtaGTAGTAGTAGCAGCAGTAGCAGCagcagtagtagtagtagtagtactaGTAGTAGTACTAGTAGTAGTACTAGTAGGAGTAGTAGTAGTACTAGTAGCAGTAGCAGTAGCagtagcagcagcagcagcagtaGCAGCAGCAGTAGTAGTAGTAGCAGCAGTAGCAGCAGTAGTGGTAGTAGTagcagtagtagtagtagtactaGTAGTAGTactagtagtagtagtagtagtagtactaGTAGCa GATATGATGATGTGAAGGAAGACGCAAGGAGTAATGAAGAAGAATTGGCTAATGCGTGA